The following coding sequences lie in one Benincasa hispida cultivar B227 chromosome 6, ASM972705v1, whole genome shotgun sequence genomic window:
- the LOC120079006 gene encoding nudix hydrolase 19, chloroplastic, which yields MRSISVSPLISTAPFHYNSHKSFDSHNPFNPSSPSVSTSTSILTMSINLHSHAFAGNPIKLKTLKPEHPFSSSSALESLNSQLLNNTQLPSSINFKVLPFRNGRPLATSTARPNDSPSTWHLAWIGLADFKALFSNSTVELTGDLFVYLGSLDQENSVYWAIDVSSEDGLVSEFASKLLCFVEVRTLMVAADWADARAMGELAIAGHARALLGWHNVSKFCGHCGGKTVPVEAGKRKQCSNPSCKKKVYPRVDPVVIMLVIDRENDRALLSKQSRFVPRMWSCLAGFIEPGESLEEAVKRETWEETGIELGEVVYHSSQPWPVGPSNMPCQLMIGFFAYAKSFDINVDKGELEDAQWHSREDVRNALTFAEYEKAQRTAAAKVEQMCKGVERQQSLSSDFNVESGELAPMFVPGPFAIAHHLISSWVYNEGSELNKGRSSLSNL from the exons ATGAGATCAATTTCAGTTTCCCCTCTCATTTCCACAGCTCCTTTCCATTACAACTCTCACAAATCCTTCGATTCCCACAATCCCTTCAATCCATCATCACCATCCGTCTCTACTTCCACTTCAATTCTTACAATGTCCATCAATTTACACTCTCATGCCTTCGCCGGCAACCCCATCAAGTTGAAAACCCTTAAACCAGAACAcccattttcctcttcttcagcTCTCGAATCCCTCAATTCCCAACTTTTGAACAACACCCAGTTGCCATCTTCCATCAATTTTAAGGTCTTGCCCTTCAGGAACGGCAGACCATTGGCCACCTCCACTGCGCGACCTAATGATTCCCCCTCGACCTGGCATCTGGCTTGGATCGGTTTGGCTGATTTCAAGGCTCTGTTTTCCAATTCGACGGTTGAATTGACTGGGGATTTATTCGTCTATTTGGGTTCTTTGGATCAAGAGAATTCTGTTTATTGGGCTATTGATGTTTCGAGTGAGGACGGTTTGGTTTCTGAATTTGCGAGCAAGTTACTCTGCTTTGTGGAGGTTAGAACTCTCATGGTGGCTGCAGATTGGGCGGATGCTCGTGCAATGGGAGAATTGGCTATTGCTGGTCAT GCTAGGGCGTTGCTAGGATGGCACAATGTGTCCAAATTTTGTGGACACTGTGGAGGAAAAACAGTACCCGTGGAAGCAGGAAAACGGAAGCAATGTTCTAATCCCTCGTGCAAGAAGAAGGTTTATCCTCGTGTTGATCCA GTAGTCATTATGCTAGTCATTGATAGAGAAAATGATCGTGCACTCTTGAGTAAACAATCAAGATTTGTTCCACGGATGTGGAGTTGCCTAGCTGGTTTTATAGAG CCTGGAGAAAGCTTAGAAGAAGCAGTAAAAAGAGAAACATGGGAGGAGACGGGCATTGAATTAGGGGAAGTTGTCTACCATAGTTCTCAGCCTTGGCCTG TTGGTCCAAGTAATATGCCATGTCAGTTGATGATCGGTTTCTTTGCATATGCAAAATCATTTGATATAAATGTGGACAAGGGAGAGTTAGAAG ATGCTCAATGGCACAGTAGAGAAGATGTGAGGAATGCTTTGACGTTTGCGGAATACGAGAAGGCTCAAAGAACTGCAGCAGCAAAGGTTGAGCAAATGTGTAAAGGGGTCGAGCGACAACAGAGCTTATCTTCAGATTTTAATGTCGAAAGTGGTGAACTCGCCCCAATGTTTGTTCCCGGGCCATTCGCAATAGCTCATCATCTCATCTCTTCGTGGGTCTATAATGAAGGATCAGAATTGAACAAAGGTAGAAGTTCTTTGTCCAACTTGTAG
- the LOC120079492 gene encoding uncharacterized protein LOC120079492, with the protein MIPKQLRTVFTGAAVILGGICTLNFASFLTIQTLRLTAEAKRRKIALPCKACRGKGFYICKLCQGNAVIQWSPLSDPIAMNPCVCPTCEGNRVQRCLNCLGKGYEV; encoded by the exons ATGATACCGAAGCAATTGCGAACAGTCTTCACCGGCGCCGCCGTCATCCTCGGCGGAATTTGCACTCTCAACTTCGCTTCTTTTCTCACTATTCAAACGCTTCGTCTCACCGCTGAAGCCAAACGg AGAAAGATTGCTTTGCCCTGCAAGGCTTGTAGAGGAAAAGGATTCTATATATGCAAATTATGCCAAGGAAATGCTGTCATTCAGTGGTCGCCATTGTCTGATCCTATTGCCATGAACCCCTGTGTGTGCCCGACTTGTGAGGGAAACAG GGTACAACGTTGCCTAAACTGCCTAGGTAAAGGATATGAAGTATGA
- the LOC120080569 gene encoding uncharacterized protein LOC120080569 isoform X2, which produces MRFRKGSKVEVLSKKEVPSGSWRSAEIMSGSGHYYTVRYDKFEGGSNQTVVERVSRKAIRPCPPSQEVLENWIPGDVVEVFNDRSWKMATVSEVLGKNNYVVRLLGSSCEFKVSKFDIRARRSCQDDKWVLMHKRSGNHGDDSKEDEKASTRFYGLSSQVQKCQNVPNLVTWKRGPNYEYSQAETMGRDGLKCRMSKKKRRYHSVVAGNPSMLHEHVKSLVIQRGMLGGTSGGAFLDRTKICEMNGDRKKQMGVAYHSFEENFKLNNADRATCSVGSCSMTDSDDRGLPCHVTIGRNEDTDGSTSDAESFCHLGYGTGNFLLSRDKPLEAEVHRIYPAVALSSLYHLEL; this is translated from the exons ATGCGATTCAGGAAAGGCAGTAAAGTGGAAGTGCTAAGCAAAAAGGAGGTGCCTTCAGGTTCCTGGCGTTCTGCTGAGATTATGTCTGGAAGTGGTCACTATTATACCGTCAGATATGACAAATTTGAGGGTGGCAGTAATCAAACTGTTGTGGAGAGGGTATCGCGGAAGGCAATTAGGCCTTGTCCACCTTCTCAGGAAGTTTTAGAGAATTGGATTCCTGGCGATGTTGTGGAGGTATTTAATGACCGTTCTTGGAAAATGGCTACGGTTTCAGAGGTTTTGGGGAAGAACAACTATGTGGTCAGGTTACTTGGATCTTCTTGTGAGTTTAAGGTCAGCAAGTTTGACATTCGAGCACGAAGATCTTGTCAAGATGACAAATGGGTTTTGATGCACAAG AGGTCTGGCAATCATGGTGATGACAGCAAAGAGGATGAGAAGGCAAGCACCAGATTTTATGGTCTGAGCTCCCAAGTTCAGAAATGCCAAAATGTTCCTAATTTAGTAACCTGGAAAAGGGGACCAAACTATGAGTATTCTCAAGCTGAAACAATGGGTAGAGATGGCTTGAAATGTAGAATGTCGAAGAAAAAGCGAAGGTATCATAGTGTGGTTGCTGGCAATCCATCCATGTTGCACGAGCATGTAAAATCACTTGTTATCCAAAGAGGTATGCTGGGGGGAACATCTGGAGGTGCCTTTTTGGATAGAACCAAAATTTGTGAAATGAATGGGGACAGGAAGAAACAAATGGGTGTGGCTTACCATTCTTTTGAAGAGAACTTTAAACTAAATAATGCTGATAGAGCTACATGCTCAGTTGGTAGTTGCAGTATGACTGACAGTGACGACCGTGGGTTACCTTGTCATGTTACTATTGGCCGCAATGAAGATACCGATGGTTCTACAAGTGATGCTGAATCATTTTGTCATTTGGGATATGGAACAGGCAATTTTCTTCTATCCAGAGACAAGCCATTGGAAGCTGAAGTCCATAG AATCTATCCTGCGGTAGCTTTATCATCATTGTACCACTTGGAACTCTGA
- the LOC120080569 gene encoding uncharacterized protein LOC120080569 isoform X1 has protein sequence MRFRKGSKVEVLSKKEVPSGSWRSAEIMSGSGHYYTVRYDKFEGGSNQTVVERVSRKAIRPCPPSQEVLENWIPGDVVEVFNDRSWKMATVSEVLGKNNYVVRLLGSSCEFKVSKFDIRARRSCQDDKWVLMHKRSGNHGDDSKEDEKASTRFYGLSSQVQKCQNVPNLVTWKRGPNYEYSQAETMGRDGLKCRMSKKKRRYHSVVAGNPSMLHEHVKSLVIQRGMLGGTSGGAFLDRTKICEMNGDRKKQMGVAYHSFEENFKLNNADRATCSVGSCSMTDSDDRGLPCHVTIGRNEDTDGSTSDAESFCHLGYGTGNFLLSRDKPLEAEVHRLELHAYRCTMEALYASGPLSWEKELLLTDLRLSLHISNDEHLMEIKNLVSTSISSR, from the exons ATGCGATTCAGGAAAGGCAGTAAAGTGGAAGTGCTAAGCAAAAAGGAGGTGCCTTCAGGTTCCTGGCGTTCTGCTGAGATTATGTCTGGAAGTGGTCACTATTATACCGTCAGATATGACAAATTTGAGGGTGGCAGTAATCAAACTGTTGTGGAGAGGGTATCGCGGAAGGCAATTAGGCCTTGTCCACCTTCTCAGGAAGTTTTAGAGAATTGGATTCCTGGCGATGTTGTGGAGGTATTTAATGACCGTTCTTGGAAAATGGCTACGGTTTCAGAGGTTTTGGGGAAGAACAACTATGTGGTCAGGTTACTTGGATCTTCTTGTGAGTTTAAGGTCAGCAAGTTTGACATTCGAGCACGAAGATCTTGTCAAGATGACAAATGGGTTTTGATGCACAAG AGGTCTGGCAATCATGGTGATGACAGCAAAGAGGATGAGAAGGCAAGCACCAGATTTTATGGTCTGAGCTCCCAAGTTCAGAAATGCCAAAATGTTCCTAATTTAGTAACCTGGAAAAGGGGACCAAACTATGAGTATTCTCAAGCTGAAACAATGGGTAGAGATGGCTTGAAATGTAGAATGTCGAAGAAAAAGCGAAGGTATCATAGTGTGGTTGCTGGCAATCCATCCATGTTGCACGAGCATGTAAAATCACTTGTTATCCAAAGAGGTATGCTGGGGGGAACATCTGGAGGTGCCTTTTTGGATAGAACCAAAATTTGTGAAATGAATGGGGACAGGAAGAAACAAATGGGTGTGGCTTACCATTCTTTTGAAGAGAACTTTAAACTAAATAATGCTGATAGAGCTACATGCTCAGTTGGTAGTTGCAGTATGACTGACAGTGACGACCGTGGGTTACCTTGTCATGTTACTATTGGCCGCAATGAAGATACCGATGGTTCTACAAGTGATGCTGAATCATTTTGTCATTTGGGATATGGAACAGGCAATTTTCTTCTATCCAGAGACAAGCCATTGGAAGCTGAAGTCCATAGGTTAGAGTTACATGCCTATCGATGCACTATGGAGGCATTATATGCTTCAGGTCCTTTAAGTTGGGAAAAAGAATTATTGCTTACTGATCTACGCCTGTCCCTCCATATATCAAACGACGAGCATTTGatggaaataaaaaatttagtttCCACAAGCATTTCAAGTAGATGA